Proteins encoded in a region of the Flammeovirga yaeyamensis genome:
- a CDS encoding two-component regulator propeller domain-containing protein, with product MNTFSLMNRVALYYFITICSTSFGYDATNNSTVPTKLTALKAKQGLSHNNVTALVQDKYDILWVGTEDGLNMYDGNSITSFQDNSEKKLTFNSIRTLELDPLMNKVWIGTNGSLEFYDYERDNFYREHITSNLNTIEDVCKILWDDDLNKIVGVSNQGVFRESKNGYRLISKETSQINSIEKMDNLLFVATESGVSLYDLILNQSIQQYQFDDLNGKQIKVLEAFDHSLYLGTAQGEIYRYEDHQLVRLADIGHSIKTITKDQKGNIWVGSESNGAMILTQGEELQHQKILNKKISSKTINTIYVGNDNIVWLGSFGNGLLQCNLNDPFYTIAEGEGNELGLKNGSVTSILNDDEKIWIGTDGGGLHHVDLQMMSTKVFLPSKSILSLKEVNGILWAGTYKDGLYFSRDKKNFQKLKLFDDQGNTIEKEVVWDILVDNTTYLWMATSNGILKYNLNTKELNRYNYQVDNPNSLSNNDCRKVFKDIKGDIWIGTFHGLNRYRKESDDFKRLYFNNKEEDNMNINNAILSIYEDDKLNFWVGTFGKGLWRLNRQEDLFEVEEINTALPSLFIYSIESSEGNNLWLSTNKGITVYNTKTNTILNYNAADGLQGPQFNVGASAKLSGKYLAFGGTNGVNIFNPNKVLNTSVKPLRPIIKNIIVHSSKVPFNTKKVIYKNHLILSPEERNFSFEYVAVDFRQNHKLEYQTRLLGFDNHWQTTKSNSSILYSNFSPGEYTFQVRARYPHQEWGAIQSFKLQLLPYFYERLEFKLFCTLLLLIMGVFVYRWTIKKMDRNKMKMEGIINERLNVLISEEQLLSDIENQKADLIKETLDKREKELTTHALRLLHLNSLIEQLDEKLLHLQQNPEEFTINKIKSIRRDIKNAENLEKEWEVLNQLFAEVNQPFIKELQELNKGLTDGNLRLCYLIRLNMSTKDIASIMGISINSVKVARKRLRKRLDLSSDVSLNDFILNLGK from the coding sequence ATGAATACCTTCAGTCTAATGAATAGGGTAGCGTTGTATTATTTTATTACAATCTGTTCTACCTCGTTCGGATACGATGCAACAAATAATTCTACTGTACCAACCAAACTAACTGCACTAAAAGCTAAGCAAGGATTATCTCACAACAACGTTACGGCTTTAGTTCAAGATAAATACGACATCCTTTGGGTAGGCACAGAAGACGGATTAAATATGTACGACGGCAATAGCATCACGTCGTTTCAAGACAACTCTGAAAAAAAGTTGACTTTTAACTCTATTCGAACTTTGGAGTTGGATCCACTTATGAATAAAGTTTGGATTGGCACCAATGGCTCCTTGGAGTTTTATGATTACGAAAGAGATAATTTCTATCGGGAACATATTACTTCGAACCTTAATACTATAGAAGATGTTTGCAAAATTCTTTGGGATGATGATTTGAATAAGATTGTTGGCGTCTCTAATCAAGGAGTCTTTCGGGAAAGTAAAAATGGATATCGATTAATTTCCAAGGAAACTTCTCAAATTAATTCGATTGAAAAAATGGACAACCTACTTTTTGTGGCAACGGAAAGTGGGGTGAGTTTATATGACTTAATATTGAATCAATCCATCCAACAATATCAATTTGATGATTTAAATGGAAAACAGATTAAAGTGTTAGAAGCTTTTGATCATTCACTCTATTTAGGAACAGCTCAAGGAGAAATTTATCGATATGAGGATCATCAGTTAGTACGATTGGCAGATATTGGTCACTCTATTAAGACAATTACGAAAGATCAGAAAGGAAATATTTGGGTAGGTTCGGAAAGTAATGGAGCGATGATCTTGACACAGGGAGAGGAATTGCAACATCAAAAAATATTGAATAAAAAGATATCCTCTAAAACTATCAATACTATTTATGTTGGGAATGACAATATTGTCTGGCTGGGAAGCTTTGGTAATGGATTATTGCAATGCAATTTAAATGATCCATTTTACACCATAGCAGAAGGTGAAGGAAATGAATTGGGACTGAAAAATGGGAGTGTGACCAGTATCTTAAACGATGATGAGAAAATATGGATAGGTACCGATGGAGGGGGACTTCATCATGTGGATTTACAAATGATGAGCACTAAGGTCTTCTTGCCTTCTAAAAGTATTCTTTCGCTAAAGGAAGTGAATGGTATTTTATGGGCAGGCACCTATAAAGATGGTTTGTATTTTAGTCGGGATAAAAAGAATTTCCAAAAATTAAAGCTGTTTGATGACCAAGGTAATACTATAGAAAAAGAAGTGGTTTGGGATATTTTGGTCGATAATACCACTTATTTATGGATGGCCACATCAAATGGTATATTAAAATATAATCTCAATACGAAAGAATTAAACCGATATAATTATCAAGTAGATAATCCAAATTCATTATCAAATAATGATTGCAGGAAAGTATTTAAAGATATCAAAGGGGATATATGGATAGGGACATTTCATGGATTGAATCGTTATAGAAAGGAATCAGACGATTTCAAAAGACTTTATTTTAATAATAAAGAGGAGGATAATATGAATATCAATAATGCAATATTATCTATTTATGAGGACGATAAATTGAATTTTTGGGTAGGCACTTTCGGAAAAGGATTGTGGCGACTAAACAGACAAGAAGATTTATTTGAAGTTGAAGAAATTAACACTGCCTTACCAAGTCTGTTTATTTATAGTATTGAAAGTAGCGAAGGGAATAACCTATGGCTGTCGACCAACAAAGGCATTACTGTTTATAATACTAAAACCAATACTATTCTAAATTATAATGCTGCAGATGGGTTGCAAGGACCTCAATTTAATGTTGGAGCATCAGCAAAATTAAGTGGAAAGTATTTAGCTTTTGGAGGTACGAATGGAGTGAATATTTTTAATCCTAATAAGGTGTTGAATACAAGTGTAAAACCTTTGAGACCTATTATTAAAAATATTATTGTTCATTCATCAAAAGTGCCTTTCAATACTAAAAAAGTAATCTATAAAAATCATCTAATCCTATCTCCTGAGGAGAGGAATTTCTCTTTTGAGTATGTGGCGGTTGATTTTAGACAAAATCATAAACTAGAGTATCAAACAAGGTTATTGGGATTTGATAATCATTGGCAAACCACAAAAAGCAACTCATCTATATTGTATTCTAACTTTTCTCCCGGAGAGTATACTTTTCAAGTTCGAGCAAGATACCCTCATCAAGAATGGGGGGCAATACAATCTTTTAAACTTCAACTATTGCCCTACTTTTATGAAAGGCTAGAGTTTAAGTTGTTTTGCACTTTATTGTTACTGATTATGGGTGTTTTCGTCTATCGATGGACGATTAAGAAGATGGATCGAAATAAGATGAAGATGGAAGGTATTATCAATGAACGATTAAATGTTTTGATTTCAGAGGAACAACTACTGTCTGATATTGAAAATCAAAAAGCAGATTTGATAAAAGAAACACTCGATAAGAGAGAAAAAGAGTTAACCACTCATGCTTTAAGGTTGCTTCATTTAAATTCTTTGATCGAACAACTCGACGAGAAATTATTGCATCTGCAACAAAACCCAGAAGAATTTACCATCAATAAAATAAAGAGTATCCGAAGAGATATAAAAAATGCCGAAAATTTAGAGAAGGAGTGGGAAGTGTTAAATCAATTATTTGCAGAGGTGAACCAACCTTTTATAAAAGAACTACAAGAGTTAAATAAAGGATTAACCGATGGTAATTTGAGGTTATGCTATTTAATACGCTTGAACATGAGTACGAAAGATATTGCCTCTATAATGGGTATATCAATAAATAGTGTGAAGGTAGCTAGAAAGCGATTAAGAAAGCGTTTGGATTTATCTTCTGATGTATCGCTGAATGATTTTATTCTAAATTTAGGAAAATAA